GTCACCAGGGCCACCTCAACACAAGGGCCCCTGTGGCCATCACAGCCACTCCATCCATGTCCAAGTCAGGGCTGTGTTCCCAGGGCCTGTGTCAGAGGTGCCGCCACACCGGGAAGATGGAAACCTGATCACCAAAGCAGCCACGGACAGAACCCGACTACGTGCCAGGCGCTGCTCCCGGGGCGACACACAGACCCCTGTTTAATCCCAGTCGAGGCTGGCACCAGCCCCATTGCACAGCTCATGGCATGATGCTCAGGGAGCACAGCCGGGACCTGAACCCTGGAGCCCCTCAGACCCTGTGCCCGCCCACCCCCCGCCCGGCACTGATGGAGAGCAGAGCTCCGCGCCGCCGGCCCCTCTGGGCTGGGGATGGCGGCCGCTCGGCTCTCAGGCGTGGTTGGCTGCCGCCCCGGCAGAGGCTGCCCGGTGCACGGCAGCCTCTCCCCCCCCCCAGGCCCCTGTGCCAGCCTCGGGGTTGGCTGTGCACGCAGCGGCCAGCTCAGGGGTAGCAGGGGATGGCTTTGGCCTCCCTGGAGGCCCGACACACGTGCAGTGCCTGTGTGAAGCCCCCCGTGAAGCAAGCCCAGGCAGCACCCTTCACTCTCCCTAATGTCCTGTAGGGGGGATACCCAACGGCCCGGCCATGGTGCAGGGGGGAGGAGCCCCAGGGAGCCAAGCTCAGGCTGCGTGTCCCGGCTCACCTGAGGGCGTGGCGGGACCTGCGTCTTCTGGTTCCTCTGAACGGTCCTGGAAGGAGCCAGAGAATACCTGTGCCCCGAGTAGGCGGAGGAGCAGGGGCCGGGGGGAccctcaccacccaccccccagaGCCCTAGGGCAGGCAGGGCTCACCCAGGAGCCCGGCACGCGGCAGCAAGACTCCTGGATCCTGCAGACAAAGTCCCTTCCTTTTGTCCGGAGCAGGAACTCACACCTGAGGAAAGCGGGTTCAGAAGCCCCGTGGGCGGTGGGCTGGGGCTGTCAGAGGACCCCCCGCACTGGCCAGGTCCGGCCCCGTGGACCCCCCTTGGGCCAGGGTCGTGCCTTCGGCCCCCGCTTCCCCCACCGCCCCTGCGGGGGCAGCTGGGGCTCCGGGGTGGTGGGCGCTTGCTGGGAAGCTGTTTTGGAGACAGACTCTTGAACATCAAGGGAGAAAGAGCAGAAGCGCCGTCCCCAGAGagtcccccccaccccggtcccTGAGACTCGACACCCCCGGGACTGGGGAAGGGAGGCTGGCCCGCGGAGCCTGTACCTGGGGAACCACCTGGCATGCTCGGTCCAGGGGTCGTCGCCTTGCTCCCAGCTCTGCAGACCCCCGTAGCAGAAGAAGCACCTCACCTTGTCCTGCTGGCCTGGGAGGGGGCCAAGACACTGGTCCTCACCACGCCTGGCCCCTTGCACGGCCTGGTGTGTCccccagggccagggctgggcgCTCCCAGGTGGCCTTTCCTTCTGGGGCAGGGGCTCTCTGGAGTTGCTTGTGAGCCTTGGAGGCTcccactggcctctgccacccctTTGCCCAGCGTTCTCAGAATTCACGTGTACCCCATTTTCTCGACAGTGGAATAAGGGTAACGATGTCTGGGTACTTGCCAGGATCGAGGTGCATGTTGGGGAAAGGGATGCAGGGGGCGTCCACAGTATGTATGGAAATGTGGGGGCAGAGCCCTGGTGCCTCCCACCCTGCACCTCTGCCCCAGGTGCCCCCTCCTCAGGATGGATTCCCAGTGACGGAAAGAAGGGGAACTGTCTGCTGTCAGGCTTGGTTTTAGGGGCTCACGACTCCACTGGGGGATGCGGACCCTCATCTCTCTACCCCCGAGGCCCTCACCCCTGCCTCACCCCCTACGATCAACAGATTTGGTGCAGAGAGCACAGATGAGGGGCTGCTACAGGCACATTCCACTACCAACCCTCCAAAAGCCTGTCCCTGGACTCCCGGGGGCCCTGCAGATGCCCCCATGCCCCCCCCTCCTGGCTCCCCCGTCCCACCACCgtccccccagcccaggcccctggGACTCACCGGTGTGGAAGAAGCCAGCGGCGGCCAGCAGCTCCGGCGGCACCACGGTGCTCAGCGGCCAGTCGTAGAAGGAGGCCAGCCGCAGCTCCTCAGAGCCCATCCCCGGGAAGGCGGGCCTCGCGGATGGGGCGTCCCCGGccccatcttcctcctcctcctctgccaggGGGCGCAGCTGGCCCAGGATCTGCCCGTCCATGTGGTCCCGGCCTCCCCAGGACAGGGCCCTGTCGGGGCACTGGCCCCGAAGGTGGCCGCACGGAGAGTGGGGTCGGTGGTGCCCCCAAGTGGGGTGGCCGCCCGCTGCACAGTGGCTGGGCTCCAGGCCACAGCACCAGCACTTGGTCCCATCCTCGGGCCCCATAGAGAAGACAGCAGCCGTGACAAGCTCTGTGGCAGGGATGGGCCCCTGGGCAGCCGGTTCTGGAATGTGCCCAGCCAGCCTCCCCAGGGCTCCTGACCCCTGGGCCCTGCCTGGGGACAACAGTGGCTGGGCAGGCATGGTCCTGCCCCCCAGATGCCCCGGGTGGGGGGGCAGCcaggggactgggggtgggggccgcTGGGGCCCGCCACTTTCTGGAAGGGGCCAGCGCGGCAGCCTGTGTCACATGCTCGCTGCAGCGGGAGTGTCACAGGGCTCCGGGGCCACTGTGAGGGCTGCGGCTCTCACTCTGCTCTACAGGGGACGGCTGGGTCCCTTGGCACGAGGTGAGGGGCCGGAGCATGGAGACCCACCCaaggcagcagagggctggtaCTGGCTCTGGGACcttggtggggggggaggggtgggtcatGCTCTCCGTCAGCTCCGAGCTCCTGGGCAGCGTGCCAGGGGTCCTCTGAAAGCAGAAGGTTCCAGGTGATCTAAACTACACAGTCAGTGCTGCCCGGCGGGGGGAGGGCAGCTCCCTCTGCAGGGATGACACGGGTCAGCCGAGGATGCAGGGGTGCGTAGTGAAGGGCTGGGCCTATGCCCTGGACTGGTTTCCCTGGATGTTCTCGCGCTCTGAACCCTGGAGCTGAAAGGGGCTTGAGTCATCCCGGTGTCCAGCTGGGCGGGAGCAGGAGGCCCTCAGCAGGCCCTGGAGCAGCTCCTGCCCTCCGGCCTTGAAGATTCTGTCCCCTCCCTCGGCCTCAGCGTCCCAGGGGCCCAGAAGGTGGAGCCACATGTGGTGAGGTCGATCTTCCCACTTGAACTAGACCCCCTGAGGCGCTGTAACCCAGACACCGGGGATGTGTGGGGCACGTCCACAATTCCAGCTCCCTGTACCTGCCGTGTCAGGCTAGTCCTGCGGCTTCATCAGGTGCCTAGAGCTGGTCCCCCTCCCCAGGTCCGGaccccctgccaccccctcctTGCTACGTGTGCAGCCCAACCAGCCCAGGGTGCCCTGGCTCCTGGTCTGGGGGGCCCCAGCCCGAGCCCCTGGCCATGTGGGTGCCCCCTTCCCTGGACAGGCTGCCCTCAAGCCTGGTCACAGCCACAGGTCTGCCAATCAGCCCGAGCCCAGGGGCCCCAGCGCCCCCAAACCCAACAGTTagggaagggggtggagggcTGTAACCCCAGTGGGCAGAGCGGGGTCCCTAAGACAGAAGGGCTCTGGGGGGGAAGGGACGAAGAGGAAGACCGGACGGGGTGGCCTGCCCCCAGAGCCCCTCCCCGGAGTGCAAACCTCCTTGCTGCTCCCAAGAGCAGAGCCAAGGGGAACAGGCTCAGTGGGGACCCTGCCaagagtgggggggaggggctcaCCGGCCCCAGGGCCAGGCAGGCCCAGTGAGGGTCACAAAGGGGGATGGGCAGAGGGGGGCCCCACCCGGGCCTGGAGCCCCCATGTCCCCTCGGcggccctcctcccacccccccatggaGCTGCACGAGCCCGGCACAGAGCGAGGAGCCTGG
This DNA window, taken from Balaenoptera ricei isolate mBalRic1 chromosome 15, mBalRic1.hap2, whole genome shotgun sequence, encodes the following:
- the BIRC7 gene encoding baculoviral IAP repeat-containing protein 7, producing MGPEDGTKCWCCGLEPSHCAAGGHPTWGHHRPHSPCGHLRGQCPDRALSWGGRDHMDGQILGQLRPLAEEEEEDGAGDAPSARPAFPGMGSEELRLASFYDWPLSTVVPPELLAAAGFFHTGQQDKVRCFFCYGGLQSWEQGDDPWTEHARWFPRCEFLLRTKGRDFVCRIQESCCRVPGSWDRSEEPEDAGPATPSAPVPPGPELPTPSREVQVEGAREAGEGEDGARAERVPVALEAPGARDADAEEQLQRLREERTCRVCLDRTVAVVFVPCGHLACAECAPSLQLCPICRAPIRSCVRTFLS